The Planctellipticum variicoloris DNA window ACTGCATTGAGGGGAACGAACTCGAACTGTTCCACCTCGAATCGCTCGACGAACTCTCCACCGGCATGTACCGGATTCTGGAGCCGAAACTCGAACTGCGCGAACTCCCCGCCAAACGGGTCGACGTCAAAGACGTCGACCTGATCATGGTTCCCGGTGTCGCGTTCGATCAGCGCGGCGGCCGGACCGGACACGGCAAGGGCTACTACGACCGGATGCTCGAAGACGCCCGACCGGACACGCCGCTCGTGGCTCTCAGTTTCGATTGTCAGATGTTTGACGAGATTCCGATGCAGGAACACGACGTCTTCATGGACAAGGTCGTGACCGAGTCCGCCACCTATCCCGGGCGGGGACGCGGCAAGTAGCCGCCAGGACGCGGATTGGATTCTCCCCTCACTGTCAGGAAGAGCCGGCTGTGACCGAACATCGTGCCGAGATTGAGGATACGTACGCAGAAGCGTTTCGCAGCCTCTACGCCGAGATCCTCGTGACGGCCCGCGATCCCAAGTGGCTCGCGCATGCCTGCCACGCGGCGACCGGGCACGCCAGCAGCAGCATCCTCTGCGATTGCGAAGCCGCGGTTGACCGATTTGTGGGGCCGGGGGGCGACGAGTCCTGCGCCACCCCCGACGGCCGGCCGGGTGCCATCCTGCAGTTCCATGTCCCCCGCTTCCGCAAGGACCGGGTCGAAGCCCTGGAACGGTCACTCCTGGCGCGCATCAGCCAGAACATTCTGACCTGCCCGACAACGGCCTGCTTCAATCGGCTCGACACCGACCCGTACTTCAAACTCGGCCGCAAGATCGCTTTCTTCGGCGACGGATACCAGTACCGCACCGAACGGTTCGGTCGA harbors:
- a CDS encoding 5-formyltetrahydrofolate cyclo-ligase, with protein sequence MTSPAITDPAQRKQQIREAAHAARNALENKDELSKQIVGKFMALPEYQSAKTVVFYLDVRSEVRTRHSLQDALASGKKIVVPYCIEGNELELFHLESLDELSTGMYRILEPKLELRELPAKRVDVKDVDLIMVPGVAFDQRGGRTGHGKGYYDRMLEDARPDTPLVALSFDCQMFDEIPMQEHDVFMDKVVTESATYPGRGRGK